The Metabacillus sp. B2-18 genome has a window encoding:
- a CDS encoding peptidoglycan-binding domain-containing protein, with product MYGADGIYGSETKRAVMRFQKKI from the coding sequence ATGTACGGCGCAGATGGCATATATGGATCAGAAACTAAACGAGCAGTAATGAGGTTTCAGAAAAAAATATGA
- a CDS encoding cell wall hydrolase → MTRVKHTNNDVDLIARMIHAEAVGEGRLGMLMVGNVIVNRAVADCLDFKDVRTIRDVIFQVQGGNYSFEAVQKGSLFYRPARNVERKLAREVIKYWRQHPSKYALWYFNPYGSCPPTWYNQPFAGQYKQHCYYEPQANTCYSVYRY, encoded by the coding sequence GTGACAAGAGTAAAACATACCAACAATGACGTTGATTTAATAGCTAGGATGATACATGCAGAGGCCGTCGGTGAAGGGCGACTAGGAATGCTCATGGTTGGGAATGTCATTGTGAATCGAGCAGTAGCTGATTGTTTAGATTTTAAGGATGTAAGAACCATACGAGATGTGATTTTTCAGGTTCAAGGTGGAAATTACTCTTTTGAAGCAGTACAAAAAGGTAGTTTATTTTACAGACCAGCAAGAAATGTAGAAAGAAAATTGGCTCGAGAAGTAATAAAGTATTGGAGACAACATCCTTCTAAGTATGCTCTTTGGTATTTTAATCCGTATGGTTCGTGTCCACCTACATGGTATAATCAACCATTTGCGGGACAATATAAACAACATTGTTATTATGAGCCACAGGCTAATACATGCTATAGTGTTTATAGGTATTAA
- a CDS encoding N-acetylmuramoyl-L-alanine amidase, which yields MVKLFIDPGHGGSDPGAVGNGLQEKNLTLQIAITLRDILLNEYEGVTILMSRTGDQTVSLSERTNAANNWGADYYLSIHINAGGGTGFESYIYPGVGAPTTTYRDIIHDEIIKAVDFVDRGKKTANFHVLRESRMPAMLTENGFIDNPNDAKKLKSTSFLATIATGHANGLARAFNLTRKTTILYKVQIGAFRIKSNADKLAADARSKGFDAIVLLRDGLYKVQIGAFTSKENAESLATKARNAGFDAIVYSE from the coding sequence ATGGTTAAACTTTTTATTGATCCTGGACATGGCGGTTCAGACCCTGGAGCTGTAGGAAATGGACTGCAAGAAAAGAATCTTACTTTACAGATAGCTATAACTCTAAGAGATATCTTATTGAATGAATACGAAGGTGTAACAATCCTAATGAGTAGAACAGGCGATCAAACTGTAAGCTTAAGTGAAAGAACAAATGCCGCAAACAATTGGGGAGCAGACTACTACCTTTCCATCCATATTAATGCTGGTGGGGGGACAGGCTTCGAAAGCTATATTTATCCTGGTGTTGGAGCCCCTACAACCACATATCGGGATATCATTCATGATGAAATTATTAAGGCAGTAGATTTTGTTGATCGTGGTAAAAAAACAGCTAACTTCCATGTATTACGGGAATCAAGAATGCCAGCTATGTTAACGGAAAATGGGTTTATAGATAACCCTAATGACGCTAAAAAATTAAAATCCACAAGTTTCTTAGCGACTATTGCCACAGGACACGCTAATGGACTAGCTAGGGCATTTAATTTAACGAGAAAAACAACTATTCTGTATAAAGTTCAAATAGGTGCATTTCGTATCAAGTCTAATGCGGACAAACTTGCTGCAGATGCAAGGTCAAAAGGATTCGATGCTATAGTTTTACTTAGAGATGGTTTATACAAAGTCCAAATTGGAGCTTTCACATCAAAAGAAAATGCAGAATCTTTAGCAACTAAAGCAAGGAATGCCGGATTTGATGCGATTGTGTATTCAGAATAA